Proteins found in one Ptychodera flava strain L36383 chromosome 3, AS_Pfla_20210202, whole genome shotgun sequence genomic segment:
- the LOC139129205 gene encoding limbic system-associated membrane protein-like: MALSVFIPLNPKLTGLYLDPYKIGLTFNSEEVIEVYGTEINHTIENILRSQSGTYECFAVTRFYDNSEQRSSAQHDIIVNYPASVTHVGKTEHKVEIGNSAVLKCAADGVPQPSITWYDGASDVIQEGDDDNLQVAIVGDGTVVNSSLTLTLATESYYGTYTCEAFNFNQSGDSQTFIVTRNKVTDDPVSLGLVLGVVGGVILVTLVSLVILYLVIIKKKHGGSKVQDSPRGN; the protein is encoded by the exons gttaaaccctaaattgactggactataccTTGACCCCTACAAGATTGGTTTAACCTTTAACAGCGAAGAGGTCATTGAGGTGTACGGGACAGAGATAAATCATAcgattgaaaacattttacgGTCGCAGAGTGGTACGTACGAGTGTTTTGCCGTTACAAGGTTTTACGATAACAGTGAACAACGAAGTTCGGCACAACACGACATCATTGTTAATT ATCCAGCGTCAGTCACCCACGTGGGTAAAACTGAACACAAGGTGGAAATTGGCAATAGCGCCGTATTGAAATGCGCCGCTGATGGGGTTCCACAGCCGTCGATAACGTGGTATGACGGCGCGAGCGACGTCATTCAGGAAGGAGACGACGACAACTTACAGGTTGCCATCGTCGGAGACGGAACCGTGGTAAACAGCTCCCTCACTCTCACACTTGCAACCGAGTCATATTATGGCACTTACACGTGCGAAGCTTTCAATTTTAACCAGTCTGGTGATTCTCAAACCTTCATTGTCACGCGAAATAAGG TTACAGATGATCCTGTCAGCCTTGGCCTTGTACTCGGTGTCGTAGGTGGCGTCATTTTGGTTACCCTCGTGTCTTTGGTGATTTTGTACCTGGTAATAATTAAGAAGAAACACGGAGGAAGCAAAGTTCAGGACTCGCCTAGAGGTAATTAA